One Streptomyces sp. RPA4-2 genomic window carries:
- a CDS encoding Cmx/CmrA family chloramphenicol efflux MFS transporter: MPLAVHILALSVFALGTSEFMLSGLLPPIADDMGVTIPRAGLLISAFAVGMVVGAPLLAVATLRLPRRTTLVALIAVFGLGQIAGALAPTYTVLFASRVVSALACAGFWAVGAAVAIAMVPQTARARALSVMIGGLSIANVLGVPAGAFLGEHLGWRSAFWAVGAASAIALTGVVTLIPRIPRPAEKPRLRREVLIYRDPQVWLAVTVVMLSAGGVFCAFSYLAPLLTDVAGLDDGWVPGVLALFGVGAFIGTTIGGRIADAHLFGVLLTGIAASASVLVALALLGQYAIAAVALSFLLGVSCFGTAPALNARLFNLAGAAPTLAGATVTAAFNLGNAGGPWVGGAVIDAGLGYAGTAWAGAAMTVAGMAVAAVSLRLHRRGGPSRLVAAGNPNNPVRTQA; the protein is encoded by the coding sequence ATGCCCCTCGCCGTCCACATCCTCGCCCTCTCCGTCTTCGCCCTCGGGACCAGCGAGTTCATGCTCTCGGGGCTGCTGCCGCCGATAGCCGACGACATGGGCGTCACCATCCCGCGGGCGGGCCTGCTGATATCGGCGTTCGCCGTCGGGATGGTCGTCGGGGCGCCGCTGCTCGCCGTGGCCACCCTGCGGCTGCCCCGCCGCACCACCCTCGTCGCGCTCATCGCCGTCTTCGGTCTGGGACAGATCGCGGGGGCGCTCGCTCCGACGTACACCGTGCTCTTCGCCTCCCGCGTGGTGAGCGCGCTGGCCTGTGCGGGCTTCTGGGCGGTGGGCGCGGCGGTGGCGATCGCGATGGTCCCGCAGACCGCCCGGGCCCGCGCCCTCTCGGTGATGATCGGCGGGCTCTCCATCGCGAACGTCCTCGGCGTGCCGGCCGGCGCGTTCCTCGGGGAGCACCTGGGCTGGCGTTCCGCGTTCTGGGCCGTCGGCGCCGCCTCGGCGATCGCGCTGACCGGCGTCGTCACCCTGATCCCGCGCATCCCGCGGCCGGCCGAGAAACCGCGGCTGCGGCGCGAGGTGCTCATCTACCGCGATCCGCAGGTCTGGCTCGCCGTCACCGTCGTGATGCTCTCAGCGGGCGGTGTCTTCTGCGCGTTCAGCTATCTCGCGCCGCTGCTCACCGACGTCGCCGGGCTCGACGACGGCTGGGTGCCCGGCGTCCTGGCACTGTTCGGGGTCGGCGCGTTCATCGGTACGACGATCGGCGGCCGTATCGCCGACGCGCACCTGTTCGGGGTGCTCCTCACCGGTATCGCCGCCTCCGCCTCCGTCCTCGTCGCGCTCGCCCTGCTCGGGCAGTACGCGATCGCGGCCGTCGCCCTCTCCTTCCTGCTCGGTGTCTCCTGCTTCGGCACCGCCCCGGCGCTCAACGCCCGCCTGTTCAACCTCGCCGGTGCCGCCCCCACCCTGGCCGGCGCCACCGTCACGGCCGCCTTCAACCTCGGCAACGCCGGGGGCCCCTGGGTCGGCGGCGCGGTCATCGACGCGGGCCTCGGGTACGCGGGGACGGCCTGGGCGGGCGCCGCGATGACGGTGGCCGGGATGGCCGTGGCGGCGGTCTCGCTGCGCCTGCACCGGCGCGGCGGGCCCTCCCGCCTGGTGGCGGCCGGGAACCCGAACAATCCAGTACGCACACAGGCCTAG
- a CDS encoding MoaD/ThiS family protein, protein MSVNVRIPTILRTYTGGRSEVTAEGGTLGEVISDLEKNHTGIAARVLDDEGKLRRFVNVYVNDDDVRFEQGLETATPDGAGVSIIPAVAGG, encoded by the coding sequence ATGAGCGTCAACGTCCGCATCCCCACCATCCTGCGCACCTACACCGGTGGCCGGTCCGAGGTGACCGCCGAGGGAGGAACCCTCGGCGAGGTGATCTCCGACCTGGAGAAGAACCACACGGGCATCGCCGCGCGCGTGCTGGACGACGAGGGCAAGCTGCGCCGGTTCGTCAACGTGTACGTCAACGACGACGACGTCCGCTTCGAGCAGGGCCTGGAGACGGCGACGCCGGACGGCGCGGGCGTGTCGATCATCCCCGCCGTCGCCGGAGGCTGA
- a CDS encoding triacylglycerol lipase yields MTEQKTPTPQQVTEALSAAPPIVLAPGPREAPTQLPPVPHDVWDLPGGTAWVYYGEGKHGLTRPVIIADGFNSGPSDVGMLWEGLDRREYAFLSEIRRSGRDVVIVGFHERSAPIQHNARAALAAIERATHDMSGGHGLAVGGFSMGGLVTRYALLKLEHRRTDHRTELYFSYDSPHRGAWIPIGLQAFAHYIRDLDDRFSDQMNSPAAKQLLWQHIADWPDTPATHQDRTDFLDELERMGNWPARPHKIGVANGVGTGEGNGILPGDETFRGQGLAITGTSLYAQRTGDEQLVAKLRVLTLETEEIHTSGLPDIDGAPGGTLEGFGILADSLNELPLYYGMRSQALIREHCFVPAVSAVDLREIASRDDLYTPADGIPSGDSGLDEYKLASQNEGHTVMTEDLGSWIIERLP; encoded by the coding sequence ATGACCGAGCAGAAGACTCCGACACCCCAGCAGGTCACCGAGGCGCTGAGCGCCGCACCCCCGATCGTGCTGGCCCCCGGCCCCAGAGAGGCGCCCACCCAGCTCCCGCCGGTGCCGCACGACGTGTGGGACCTGCCGGGCGGCACGGCCTGGGTGTACTACGGCGAGGGGAAGCACGGCCTCACCCGTCCCGTGATCATCGCGGACGGCTTCAACTCCGGCCCCAGCGACGTCGGGATGCTCTGGGAGGGTCTCGACCGGCGCGAGTACGCGTTCCTGAGCGAGATCCGCCGCAGCGGCCGGGACGTCGTCATCGTCGGCTTCCACGAGCGCAGCGCGCCGATCCAGCACAACGCCCGGGCCGCGCTCGCGGCGATCGAGCGGGCGACCCACGACATGAGCGGCGGCCACGGCCTCGCGGTCGGCGGCTTCAGCATGGGCGGTCTGGTCACGCGGTACGCCCTGCTCAAACTGGAGCACCGGCGCACGGACCACCGCACCGAGCTCTACTTCTCCTACGACAGCCCGCACCGCGGCGCCTGGATCCCCATCGGCCTGCAGGCCTTCGCGCACTACATCAGGGACCTCGACGACCGGTTCTCGGACCAGATGAACAGCCCCGCCGCCAAACAGCTCCTGTGGCAGCACATCGCCGACTGGCCGGACACTCCCGCGACGCACCAGGACCGCACCGACTTCCTGGACGAGCTGGAGCGCATGGGCAACTGGCCGGCCCGGCCGCACAAGATCGGCGTGGCCAACGGCGTGGGCACGGGCGAAGGCAACGGCATCCTGCCCGGCGACGAGACCTTCCGGGGCCAGGGCCTGGCCATCACCGGCACCAGCCTCTACGCCCAGCGCACCGGTGACGAACAACTGGTCGCGAAGTTAAGGGTGCTGACCCTCGAAACCGAGGAGATCCACACCTCGGGTCTGCCCGACATCGACGGCGCCCCGGGCGGCACCCTCGAAGGCTTCGGCATCCTGGCCGACAGCCTCAACGAACTCCCCCTCTACTACGGCATGCGCTCCCAGGCCCTCATCCGCGAGCACTGCTTCGTCCCGGCGGTCAGCGCGGTCGACCTGCGCGAGATCGCCTCACGCGACGACCTGTACACCCCGGCCGACGGCATCCCGTCGGGCGACAGCGGCCTCGACGAGTACAAGCTCGCCTCCCAGAACGAGGGCCACACCGTCATGACCGAGGACCTCGGCTCCTGGATCATCGAGCGCCTCCCGTAG
- a CDS encoding cold-shock protein has protein sequence MAQGTVKWFNAEKGYGFIAVDGGADVFVHYSAIQMDGYRTLEEGQRVDFEISQGQKGPQADMVRLATG, from the coding sequence ATGGCTCAGGGCACCGTCAAGTGGTTCAACGCGGAGAAGGGGTACGGCTTCATCGCGGTCGACGGTGGTGCGGATGTTTTCGTCCACTACAGCGCGATTCAGATGGACGGCTACCGCACCCTGGAAGAGGGTCAGCGGGTCGATTTCGAGATCTCGCAGGGCCAGAAGGGGCCGCAGGCGGACATGGTCCGGCTCGCGACCGGCTGA
- a CDS encoding NADH:flavin oxidoreductase, whose product MTANAASRAAEILSRPVALNGLTVPNRIVMAPMTRQFSPGGVPGEDVVGYYARRAAAGVGLIVTEGTYVGHESAGQSDRVPRFHGEEQLAGWTKVADAVHAAGGTIVPQLWHIGMVREAGQPPFADAPAVGPSGLTNEGAEVTGRAMTQQDLDDVIEAFAKAAADAERIGFDGVELHGAHGYLLDQFLWSGTNRRTDAYGGDPVARARFSAEIAAAVRAAVSPDFPVIFRYSQWKQQAYDARLAETPEELEAILAPLAEAGVDAFHASTRRYWLPEFDGSDLNLAGWSKKLTGKPVISVGSVGLDGEFLKAFQGEGSSVRGIDDLLDRLERDEFDLVAVGRALLQDPEWAEKVLAGRFDELKAYDPAALRTLS is encoded by the coding sequence GTGACTGCCAACGCCGCCTCCCGTGCAGCCGAGATCCTGTCCCGCCCCGTCGCCCTGAACGGCCTGACCGTCCCGAACCGGATCGTGATGGCACCGATGACCAGGCAGTTCTCGCCGGGCGGTGTCCCGGGCGAGGACGTCGTCGGGTACTACGCCCGCCGTGCCGCCGCGGGCGTCGGCCTCATCGTCACCGAGGGCACCTACGTCGGCCACGAGTCGGCCGGGCAGAGCGACCGCGTCCCGCGCTTCCACGGCGAGGAGCAGCTCGCGGGCTGGACGAAGGTCGCGGACGCGGTGCACGCGGCGGGCGGCACGATCGTGCCCCAGCTGTGGCACATCGGCATGGTGCGTGAGGCGGGTCAGCCGCCGTTCGCCGACGCCCCGGCGGTCGGCCCGTCCGGTCTGACCAACGAGGGCGCCGAGGTCACCGGCAGGGCCATGACCCAGCAGGACCTGGACGACGTCATCGAGGCGTTCGCGAAGGCGGCCGCCGACGCCGAGCGCATCGGCTTCGACGGCGTCGAGCTGCACGGCGCCCACGGCTACCTGCTCGACCAGTTCCTGTGGTCGGGCACCAACCGCCGCACCGACGCGTACGGCGGCGACCCCGTGGCCCGGGCCAGGTTCTCGGCGGAGATCGCGGCCGCGGTCCGCGCCGCGGTCTCGCCCGATTTCCCGGTCATCTTCCGCTACTCGCAGTGGAAGCAGCAGGCGTACGACGCCCGGCTCGCCGAGACCCCGGAGGAGCTGGAGGCGATCCTGGCCCCGCTGGCCGAGGCCGGCGTGGACGCCTTCCACGCCTCCACCCGCCGCTACTGGCTCCCCGAGTTCGACGGCTCCGACCTCAACCTCGCGGGCTGGTCGAAGAAGCTGACGGGCAAGCCGGTCATCAGCGTCGGCTCGGTCGGCCTGGACGGCGAGTTCCTGAAGGCCTTCCAGGGCGAGGGCTCCTCCGTCCGGGGCATCGACGACCTCCTCGACCGTCTGGAGCGCGACGAGTTCGACCTCGTCGCCGTCGGCCGCGCGCTGCTCCAGGACCCCGAGTGGGCGGAGAAGGTCCTCGCCGGCCGCTTCGACGAGCTGAAGGCGTACGACCCGGCGGCGCTGCGGACGCTCAGCTGA
- a CDS encoding MurR/RpiR family transcriptional regulator, translating into MTQEVKEIFAGEAPPAPAALAAKVRTLAPSMTRSMQRVAEAVAADPAGCASLTVTGLAELTGTSEATVVRTSRLLGYPGYRDLRLALAGLAAQQQSGRAPAVTADIAVDDPIADVVAKLAYDEQQTLADTAAGLDTVQLGAAVTALAAARRVDIYGVGASGLVAQDLAQKLLRIGLIAHPHSDPHLAVTNAVQLRAKDVAIAITHSGSTGDVIEPLRVAFERGATTIAITGRPDGPVTQYADHILTTSTARESELRPAAMSSRTSQLLVVDCLFVGVAQRTYETAAPALAASYEALAHRHTPRRRAR; encoded by the coding sequence GTGACTCAAGAAGTGAAGGAAATTTTCGCCGGTGAGGCGCCGCCCGCACCGGCCGCCCTCGCGGCCAAGGTGCGGACGCTGGCTCCGTCGATGACCCGTTCCATGCAGCGGGTCGCCGAGGCCGTCGCCGCGGACCCGGCCGGCTGCGCGTCCCTCACGGTCACCGGCCTGGCCGAGCTCACCGGCACCAGCGAGGCGACGGTCGTGCGCACCTCCCGCCTGCTGGGCTACCCCGGCTACCGCGATCTGCGCCTCGCGCTCGCGGGCCTCGCCGCCCAGCAGCAGTCGGGCCGCGCCCCCGCGGTCACCGCCGACATAGCGGTCGACGACCCGATCGCCGACGTCGTCGCCAAGCTCGCCTACGACGAGCAGCAGACCCTCGCCGACACCGCGGCCGGGCTCGACACGGTCCAGCTCGGCGCCGCCGTCACCGCGCTCGCCGCCGCCCGCCGCGTCGACATCTACGGGGTCGGCGCGTCCGGTCTCGTCGCCCAGGACCTCGCCCAGAAGCTCCTGCGCATCGGGCTGATAGCCCACCCGCACAGCGACCCGCACCTCGCCGTCACCAACGCGGTGCAGCTGCGCGCCAAGGACGTGGCCATCGCGATCACCCACTCCGGCTCCACCGGCGACGTCATCGAGCCGCTCCGGGTCGCCTTCGAGCGCGGGGCGACCACGATCGCGATCACCGGCCGCCCGGACGGGCCCGTGACGCAGTACGCGGACCACATCCTCACCACCTCCACGGCCCGCGAGAGCGAACTGCGCCCGGCGGCGATGTCCTCGCGCACCAGCCAGCTGCTGGTGGTCGACTGCCTGTTCGTGGGGGTCGCGCAGCGGACGTACGAGACGGCGGCGCCCGCGCTGGCCGCGTCCTACGAGGCGCTGGCCCACCGGCACACCCCCAGGAGGCGTGCGCGGTAG
- a CDS encoding GNAT family N-acetyltransferase yields MRGMGGDQVQEAVAGAVALLRTVTGRDWDAVRAGRLEWSCRRTAEHIASDLIAYAGQLAGRATGAYLPFEIVMDDGTDAAGVVDVIEATGALLAAAVRTAPRELRAFHPYPFRGAGREGFAAMGVTEVLVHTHDIAQGLGVAYEPPAELCEDVLARIFPQVRPGQAPWPTLLWATGRGELPDRAPLTEWRWSNNLVIEAERLTLQGVTPAAAADLLMGGTGGFRWIEGGPFEGTRDAAGMIVKGYEAGVHRPEWGMFVLVRTADGLAVGGMGFHGVPDEEGRAEVGYDLAENARGHGYATEALGALAARYLARDDAKVLFAVIDRDNAASQRVVARAGFTRVSEDADQYAYELAGPHPALRVYARED; encoded by the coding sequence ATGCGAGGTATGGGTGGGGACCAGGTGCAGGAAGCCGTCGCCGGGGCCGTGGCACTGCTGCGGACGGTGACCGGACGGGACTGGGACGCGGTCCGGGCGGGCCGTCTGGAGTGGAGCTGCCGCAGGACGGCGGAGCACATCGCGTCCGACCTCATCGCGTACGCGGGCCAGTTGGCGGGCCGCGCGACCGGGGCCTACCTGCCCTTCGAGATCGTCATGGACGACGGCACCGACGCGGCGGGTGTCGTCGACGTGATCGAGGCGACCGGCGCCCTGCTGGCCGCCGCCGTCCGTACGGCACCGCGCGAGCTGCGCGCCTTCCACCCGTACCCGTTCCGCGGTGCCGGCCGCGAGGGCTTCGCCGCGATGGGCGTCACCGAGGTGCTGGTGCACACCCACGACATCGCGCAGGGGCTGGGGGTCGCCTACGAGCCCCCGGCCGAGCTGTGCGAGGACGTCCTCGCCCGGATCTTCCCGCAGGTGCGGCCCGGCCAGGCCCCCTGGCCCACCCTGCTGTGGGCGACCGGCCGCGGCGAACTGCCGGACCGCGCCCCGCTCACCGAGTGGCGCTGGAGCAACAACCTGGTGATCGAGGCCGAGCGGCTCACCCTGCAGGGCGTCACGCCCGCGGCCGCCGCCGATCTGCTCATGGGCGGCACGGGCGGATTCCGGTGGATCGAGGGCGGACCCTTCGAGGGCACCCGGGACGCCGCCGGGATGATCGTGAAGGGGTACGAGGCGGGCGTGCACCGCCCTGAGTGGGGCATGTTCGTGCTCGTACGGACCGCGGACGGCCTGGCCGTCGGCGGCATGGGCTTCCACGGCGTACCCGACGAGGAGGGCCGCGCCGAGGTCGGCTACGACCTCGCGGAGAACGCCCGCGGCCACGGCTACGCGACCGAGGCGCTCGGCGCCCTCGCCGCCCGGTACCTCGCCCGCGACGACGCCAAGGTCCTCTTCGCGGTCATAGACCGGGACAACGCCGCCTCCCAACGGGTCGTCGCACGCGCCGGTTTCACCCGGGTGAGCGAGGACGCCGACCAGTACGCGTACGAACTGGCGGGCCCGCACCCGGCCCTGCGGGTCTACGCCCGCGAGGACTGA
- a CDS encoding DUF4031 domain-containing protein, with the protein MTVYIDPPTWPGHGRLWSHLISDLSYDELHRFAAGLGVPSRAFERDHYDVPAHRYADAVRAGAVEVGSREVVRLLHGAGLRRRKHAGG; encoded by the coding sequence GTGACCGTCTACATCGATCCGCCCACTTGGCCCGGCCACGGCCGCCTGTGGTCCCACCTGATCAGCGACCTGTCGTACGACGAACTGCACCGGTTCGCGGCCGGCCTCGGCGTCCCGTCGCGCGCCTTCGAACGTGACCACTACGACGTCCCGGCACACCGTTACGCGGACGCCGTGCGCGCCGGGGCGGTGGAGGTCGGCAGCCGCGAGGTGGTGCGGCTGCTGCACGGCGCGGGGCTGCGCCGGCGCAAGCACGCCGGCGGGTGA
- the groL gene encoding chaperonin GroEL (60 kDa chaperone family; promotes refolding of misfolded polypeptides especially under stressful conditions; forms two stacked rings of heptamers to form a barrel-shaped 14mer; ends can be capped by GroES; misfolded proteins enter the barrel where they are refolded when GroES binds), producing the protein MAKIIAFDEEARRGLERGMNQLADAVKVTLGPKGRNVVLEKKWGAPTITNDGVSIAKEIELEDPYEKIGAELVKEVAKKTDDVAGDGTTTATVLAQALVREGLRNVAAGANPMALKRGIEKAVEAVSGALLEQAKDVETKEQIASTASISAADTQIGELIAEAMDKVGKEGVITVEESQTFGLELELTEGMRFDKGYISAYFATDMERMEASLDDPYILIANSKIGNVKDLLPLLEKVMQSGKPLLIIAEDVEGEALSTLVVNKIRGTFKSVAVKAPGFGDRRKAMLGDIAILTGGEVISEEVGLKLENAGIDLLGRARKVVITKDETTIVDGSGSADQVAGRVNQIRAEIENSDSDYDREKLQERLAKLAGGVAVIKAGAATEVELKERKHRIEDAVRNAKAAVEEGIVAGGGVALLQASSVFEKLELTGDEATGANAVKLALEAPLKQIAVNGGLEGGVIVEKVRNLPVGHGLNAATGEYVDMIAEGIIDPAKVTRSALQNAASIAALFLTTEAVIADKPEKASAAAPGGMPGGDMDF; encoded by the coding sequence ATGGCCAAGATCATCGCGTTCGACGAGGAGGCACGGCGCGGTCTCGAGCGCGGGATGAACCAGCTCGCCGACGCCGTCAAGGTCACCCTTGGCCCCAAGGGCCGCAACGTCGTCCTCGAGAAGAAGTGGGGCGCCCCCACGATCACCAACGATGGTGTTTCCATCGCCAAGGAGATCGAGCTCGAGGACCCGTACGAGAAGATCGGCGCCGAGCTGGTCAAGGAAGTCGCCAAGAAGACGGACGACGTCGCCGGCGACGGTACGACCACTGCGACCGTGCTCGCCCAGGCGCTCGTCCGTGAGGGCCTGCGCAACGTGGCCGCCGGTGCCAACCCGATGGCCCTCAAGCGCGGTATCGAGAAGGCCGTCGAGGCCGTCTCCGGTGCCCTGCTCGAGCAGGCCAAGGATGTCGAGACCAAGGAGCAGATCGCTTCCACGGCCTCCATCTCCGCCGCCGACACCCAGATCGGCGAGCTCATCGCCGAGGCGATGGACAAGGTCGGCAAGGAAGGCGTCATCACCGTCGAGGAGTCCCAGACCTTCGGTCTGGAGCTGGAGCTCACCGAGGGTATGCGCTTCGACAAGGGCTACATCTCGGCGTACTTCGCCACCGACATGGAGCGGATGGAGGCGTCGCTCGACGACCCGTACATCCTCATCGCCAACTCCAAGATCGGCAACGTCAAGGACCTGCTCCCGCTCCTGGAGAAGGTCATGCAGTCGGGCAAGCCGCTGCTGATCATCGCCGAGGACGTCGAGGGCGAGGCCCTGTCGACCCTGGTCGTCAACAAGATCCGTGGCACCTTCAAGTCCGTCGCCGTCAAGGCCCCGGGCTTCGGTGACCGCCGCAAGGCCATGCTCGGCGACATCGCCATCCTCACGGGCGGCGAGGTCATCTCCGAGGAGGTCGGCCTCAAGCTGGAGAACGCCGGGATCGACCTGCTCGGTCGCGCCCGCAAGGTCGTCATCACCAAGGACGAGACCACGATCGTCGACGGCTCCGGCTCCGCCGACCAGGTCGCCGGTCGCGTGAACCAGATCCGTGCCGAGATCGAGAACTCGGACTCGGACTACGACCGCGAGAAGCTCCAGGAGCGCCTGGCGAAGCTGGCCGGCGGCGTGGCCGTCATCAAGGCCGGTGCCGCCACCGAGGTCGAGCTCAAGGAGCGCAAGCACCGCATCGAGGACGCCGTTCGCAACGCGAAGGCGGCCGTCGAGGAGGGCATCGTCGCCGGTGGTGGCGTGGCCCTGCTCCAGGCTTCCTCGGTCTTCGAGAAGCTCGAGCTGACGGGTGACGAGGCGACCGGCGCCAACGCCGTGAAGCTCGCCCTGGAGGCCCCGCTCAAGCAGATCGCCGTCAACGGTGGTCTCGAGGGTGGCGTCATCGTCGAGAAGGTGCGCAACCTGCCCGTCGGCCACGGCCTCAACGCCGCGACCGGTGAGTACGTCGACATGATCGCCGAAGGCATCATCGACCCGGCGAAGGTCACGCGCTCTGCCCTGCAGAACGCCGCCTCCATCGCCGCGCTGTTCCTCACCACCGAGGCCGTCATCGCCGACAAGCCGGAGAAGGCCTCCGCGGCCGCTCCGGGCGGCATGCCGGGCGGTGACATGGACTTCTGA
- the murQ gene encoding N-acetylmuramic acid 6-phosphate etherase, which yields MTSTADASSNYRDLRAELETLTTEAFRPELSEIDRLPTLEIAKLMNAEDATVPAAVAERLPLVAAAIDDIAERMSRGGRLIYAGAGTAGRLGILDASECPPTFNTDPSEVVGLIAGGPGAMVTSVEGAEDSRELAAADLEALSLTPDDTVVGISASGRTPYAVGAVEHARARGALTIGLSCNADSALAAAAEHGIEIVVGPELLTGSTRLKAGTAQKLVLNMFSTITMIRLGKTYGNLMVDVRASNEKLRARSRRIVALATGASDEEIEQALTATDGEVKNAILALLGGVDGPTAARLLEESDGHLRAALAAAPR from the coding sequence ATGACCTCCACCGCCGACGCCTCCTCCAACTACCGCGATCTGCGTGCCGAGCTGGAGACGCTGACCACCGAGGCGTTCCGCCCCGAACTCTCCGAGATCGACCGGCTGCCGACGCTGGAGATCGCGAAGCTCATGAACGCCGAGGACGCGACCGTGCCGGCGGCCGTCGCGGAGCGGCTCCCCCTCGTCGCCGCCGCGATCGACGACATCGCGGAGCGGATGTCCCGCGGCGGCAGGCTGATCTACGCGGGCGCGGGCACCGCGGGCCGCCTCGGAATCCTGGACGCCTCCGAGTGCCCGCCCACCTTCAACACCGACCCGTCCGAGGTCGTGGGCCTGATCGCGGGCGGTCCGGGCGCCATGGTCACCTCGGTCGAGGGCGCCGAGGATTCCAGGGAGCTGGCGGCGGCCGACCTGGAGGCGCTCTCCCTGACCCCCGACGACACGGTGGTCGGCATCTCCGCCTCCGGCCGCACCCCGTACGCCGTCGGCGCCGTGGAACACGCCCGCGCCCGCGGCGCGTTGACCATCGGCCTGTCCTGCAACGCGGACAGCGCCCTCGCGGCCGCCGCCGAGCACGGCATCGAGATCGTCGTCGGCCCCGAGCTGCTGACCGGCTCCACCCGCCTGAAGGCGGGCACGGCCCAGAAACTCGTCCTCAACATGTTCTCGACGATCACGATGATCCGGCTCGGCAAGACGTACGGGAACCTGATGGTCGACGTCCGCGCCTCGAACGAGAAGCTGCGCGCCCGCTCCCGGCGCATCGTCGCGCTGGCGACCGGCGCCTCGGACGAGGAGATCGAACAGGCCCTCACGGCCACCGACGGCGAGGTGAAGAACGCCATCCTCGCCCTCCTCGGCGGGGTGGACGGGCCCACCGCGGCCCGGCTCCTGGAGGAGAGCGACGGCCACTTGCGCGCGGCACTCGCGGCGGCACCCCGCTGA
- the thrC gene encoding threonine synthase, whose amino-acid sequence MAAQTVASTPDAATSANPSASTLSAASTGSVDLGPAAALSCRECGHRVPLGPVFACEECFGPLEIAYDFSAYDTEELRARIEAGPANIWRYAPLLPVPADVADKPNINPGWTRLVKADNLARELGVDPGRLFVKDDSGNPTHSFKDRVVAQAIEAARAFGFTTLSCSSTGNLAGAVGAAAARAGFRSCVFIPHDLEQGKIVMAAVYGGELVGIEGNYDDVNRFCSELIGDPAGEGWGFVNVNLRPYYAEGSKTLAYEICEQLGWQLPDQLVVPIASGSQLTKVDKGLRELIELGLVEDKPYKIFGAQAEGCSPVSVAYKAGHDVVRPQKPNTIAKSLAIGNPADGPYVLDIARRTGGAVEDVNDEQVVDAIKLLARTEGIFAETAGGVTVGVAKKLIENGLLDPTLTTVVLNTGDGLKTLDAVAGTGLTATIRPSLDSFREAGLA is encoded by the coding sequence ATGGCTGCGCAGACTGTTGCAAGCACTCCGGACGCCGCGACCTCAGCGAACCCGTCCGCTTCCACCCTTTCCGCCGCTTCCACCGGCTCCGTCGATCTGGGTCCCGCCGCGGCGCTCTCCTGCCGCGAGTGCGGCCACCGCGTGCCGCTCGGCCCGGTCTTCGCCTGCGAGGAGTGTTTCGGACCGCTCGAGATCGCCTACGACTTCTCGGCCTACGACACCGAGGAGCTCCGGGCGCGCATCGAGGCGGGCCCCGCGAACATCTGGCGTTACGCGCCGCTGCTCCCGGTCCCGGCCGACGTCGCCGACAAGCCGAACATCAACCCGGGCTGGACCAGGCTCGTCAAGGCCGACAACCTCGCCCGCGAGCTGGGCGTCGACCCCGGCAGGCTCTTCGTCAAGGACGACTCCGGCAACCCGACGCACTCCTTCAAGGACCGCGTCGTCGCCCAGGCCATCGAGGCCGCCCGCGCCTTCGGCTTCACCACCCTCTCCTGCTCCTCGACCGGCAACCTCGCCGGCGCGGTGGGTGCCGCCGCCGCCCGCGCCGGCTTCCGCTCCTGCGTGTTCATCCCGCACGACCTGGAGCAAGGCAAGATCGTCATGGCCGCGGTCTACGGCGGCGAGCTCGTCGGCATCGAGGGCAACTACGACGACGTGAACCGCTTCTGCTCCGAGCTGATCGGCGACCCGGCCGGTGAGGGCTGGGGCTTCGTCAACGTCAACCTGCGGCCGTACTACGCGGAGGGGTCCAAGACCCTCGCGTACGAGATCTGTGAGCAGCTCGGCTGGCAGCTGCCCGACCAGCTCGTCGTGCCGATCGCCTCCGGTTCCCAGCTGACCAAGGTCGACAAGGGGCTGCGGGAGCTGATCGAGCTCGGCCTCGTCGAGGACAAGCCCTACAAGATCTTCGGCGCGCAGGCCGAGGGCTGTTCACCGGTGTCCGTCGCCTACAAGGCCGGCCACGACGTCGTCCGGCCCCAGAAGCCGAACACCATCGCCAAGTCGCTGGCCATCGGCAACCCCGCCGACGGCCCGTACGTGCTGGACATCGCGCGGCGGACGGGCGGGGCGGTGGAGGACGTGAACGACGAGCAGGTGGTCGACGCGATCAAGCTGCTGGCGCGTACCGAGGGCATCTTCGCCGAGACGGCCGGCGGTGTGACGGTGGGTGTGGCCAAGAAGCTGATCGAGAACGGGCTGCTCGACCCGACGCTCACCACGGTCGTGCTGAACACCGGTGACGGCCTCAAGACGCTGGACGCGGTGGCCGGCACGGGGCTGACCGCGACCATCCGTCCCAGCCTGGACTCCTTCCGTGAGGCCGGCCTCGCGTAG